Proteins encoded within one genomic window of Triticum aestivum cultivar Chinese Spring chromosome 2D, IWGSC CS RefSeq v2.1, whole genome shotgun sequence:
- the LOC123052154 gene encoding protein SPIRAL1-like 1, which produces MSRGGSAGGGQSSLGYLFGDGEPAKPAAAPAAKPAPAEKPALAAADVTKQIPAGIPGSRANNYYRADGQNTGNFLTDRPSTKVHAAPGGGSSLGYLFGGK; this is translated from the exons ATGAGTCGTGGCGGGAGTGCTGGAGGTGGTCAAAGTTCTCTGGGTTACCTGTTTGGAGATGGTGAGCCTGCAAAGCCTGCTGCAGCACCAGCTGCGAAGCCAGCACCTGCTGAGAAACCAGCACTGGCAGCTGCCGATGTAACCAAGCAGATTCCAGCTGGCATTCCAGGTAGCCGGGCGAACAACTACTACCGTGCAGATGGCCAGAACACGGGCAACTTCCTTACG GACCGTCCTTCAACCAAGGTTCATGCTGCTCCCGGCGGTGGCTCGTCCCTGGGCTACTTGTTTGGCGGGAAGTGA